TGAGGTGGCGGAGCTGGATTTAGACGGGATTTCTTTCCGCAACATGACATTTGAGGCGCTATGTGGTTTATAAATTATTTAAGGATTAGTGACCAAGGCTCCCCCTTCTCTGAATCTAAGCTTCGTTCCGCTCCAACGACCTCCGGATCCAAATCATACACTTAACAGATGTCAACTTTGGGCCTTCTGTGTTTGGTATTTAAAACGCAATTCAAACAGGACAAAGAGGAACATCATTGCACAGTGAAGATAAATTTCTTAAGCAGGTGAGGGCTTTCAGCTCTGGGATTTGACACGTGACTTTTCTGTCTTGTCCGGAGCTGTCCATTCAGCACCACGGCCAATTTAACCCCCTTAGCCAGCCCCCCTTTTTTAGGCCCGTTACTCAGATCACAGAGACACCAACAAGGCACATGTCTTTTATTGTAAACATTCTTGAAAATGGTTACAAAACCAGTAGTACTTATTGAAAACCATGGTTTGATGCTGTAAATAACCttgaaaatcactttttttatgCACGACCAGGGAGGCCTTGATGCCCAATGTTGCTGTCATCTTTTAAATCAAAGCACTGAATATATTTCAATCCTCAAAAAGCTGTTTCCACTTCAACATGAATCGAGGACGGATGGGGCCTACAGTTTCACCCTTAAATAGTTGACACGTACCCTAACGACTTAATTTTTGActgaaagtgaaatattaatatgactggAATCTGGTAATTCTTCGCACTATCCGTTAGTTGTTGGATTTGCTGCAGAGTTCAGGATGTGAACTCactcttctctgttttatttataggAGAGGACGCAGGAGATGAAAACTCCACAGGCGCCAAACATCACGCAGTTGTCGCTGACCCCCTCCTGCTCTCCCCAGCGGCTGAACCAGAGCGGTGTCTCACCGGGGATCAGGACGACACAGCAGAGGAGTCAGCGGTCACCCTGCAGGACCCGTCACCGCACAAGCGGCGGCGCCCGGACCAGGCCTGCGCCAAGCCACGACGCGCCAGAACAGCGTTCACCTACGAGCAACTGGTTGCTCTGGAGAACAAGTTCCGCGCAACTCGGTACTTGTCTGTGTGCGAGAGACTGAACCTGGCCCTGTCCTTGAGTCTGACCGAAACCCAGGTGAAAATTTGGTTCCAGAATAGGAGGACCAAGTGGAAAAAGCAGAACCCCGGGGCGGACAGCACCTTGCAGCCCGGCTCCAATTCCCTGGTCAACGTCAGTCCCAATCCGGCCACATGTGGGTCGAACCCCGCCAGCTTCCACCAAACTTTCCCCAACTTCAGCTCTGGGAATGTGATCTTCCACACGGCCGGTGCTGTTCCGCTTTCATCCACTGGAGGGCTCCTGCATCCCTTCATGTCCAGTGGATTCGTCCAGCCGACTTATTTTAATCCACACCTATAAAAGAAGCCAGGACTGAAATGTTGCAGCTGGTGAAACATTTAAGGCGAATCTTTGCAGGGAAGAAATAACTATCCTCAGCTGAACTTTTACTGGCCAGAGAGCTTGTAACTGTTGCATTGATAAGGTATCATGTTCTACAAACTGAGCAGAGAAAGGCATCTGTTTGTACAAGTTATCTCTTTCATGTCCCATCACCACTTTGCCAAACTGGCTTCTTTGAAAGGAGGAAGGTCTTTAATCTTTCACCATGGGCCTTTACCAAGACTTGAACATCATAACAAAAGGCCAACTTAGTGATCTGTGATCAAGCCCAACAATTATTTCAAAAAGTACTCATAACTTTGTCAGAATAATTCACCACTATGCACTGATTGTCTGTCGTTGTGTTTGCTGCAACACCTGCTCTCACAATGTGTATTTGACAGCCCATACGTATCATTTTCTGCATCAGTGTGCTCCCTTACATCTCTGTAACACAAACTGTGGCATATTGCAACCATCCAATACCCAGCTGTGTTCTTACCTCTCAAAAGGCTTGCACAGCTCACGTCTGTTGCCATTTGTACAACATTATCAGTgtaagttaattaaaaaaacataaaacatctgtgtgtggcTCTTGTAATACAAAGTAAAGCATTCCGAACGAGGATGGATTGAGGGACGTTTTGTATCCCTCTTAACATTAATTTGGCGTAAAAGTGACGGCAGTAATAGGCTTGTAATAGTGTTAGATTGTGTACTTGTTAAAGGGCCCGGTGAAAATTACCCGTATGCTGCCATCTCCTGAGCAACAGGGCTGAACTTTTTCcaaaaatatattatacataaaatacatgctACTATATACTTATACTCCATccatctcagagggaaatattttacatttatctgcTGCAGCTATAGTCCCCTTCGcagattaatattttatcaGTAATCAGTATCAGTAATAATCCAACTTTTGTTAATGACAAATCTGTAATGTTACTTCTCTCACCTCTAATTATACACTGTCACTGATCCAATCCTTCACTTATATACTACGACCACACCGTGTCGCTATTTCTTGGCTGTCTGCCTGCATAATCTTAAATGAGATGCAGACACCAATAAATTTATGGGGTGTTCACGTGTTCCTTGGTAACAGTAAGAGAATGAAACACGGTATATGATGTAGAAATGTCACATTTGTAGAGGACCAGAAGAAGTGGATGTCTTCCTGGGTGCCATGAACATTTTCAGATATGCACAtacactcaccgagcactttatCAGGAATTCCtttgcaatctaatgcaatccaatacaacggctctgccataaattctacttttacaaaaattatatattttcagtttttgtcaacattgtcagaaaggtgataaatCTACgttatgtttattactgaggtcgtagtgggtggtgtactagagtgcattatattgaaaagtgttcctaatattttggcCCCCTCATATATGGAAATGGAATAGACAAAATTGGCATttgattgcacaggtgttcctaataaattGCTCTGTGAGTGTATATtattcacagagagagagaaattagaaaaatatatgaCAACGCAGCCGGGGTTTAATTGCAGACCTCCTTCTAATTTAGCACAGTATTGGTGTATAGATCTGGTGGATACAATCTTCTGTTACACTTCATTTATATCAGTTTTGTGTGTAGCAGGTGTGCATGACTGATGTGACGTATCACCCACTGAGCTGAGAGATGGCAGCCAGCAGaacaggagaaaataaagaaagattTGGTATAACAGCTATAGGTTAGCCGGGATGATCAGCACAGTCCTGCAGCAGAGAACCGGGATAAAGGAGCTTCAAACCCACTGTCAAACCAGTGTCATTAGTTGACATCTTTCAAGGGTGTGTTGTGCTTTCGCTACTTTGATCCACAGTACACTGGTTGAATAAGAGGCCTCTGTCTGTATCTGCAGAGAGTGAATGTGCTGGGGGAAGAGACAGGAGAGCAGACTGAGAATGGCTGGTAGGCAATTTTCTCCTGACATCAGTTTGACGGTTAGAGGGCTGACAAGCATCCTTCAATTAAATGGAATTTTCTCATTGCTGTCAAAACCTGGTCAATGTCAACCTGTCGCTGAGGTGTGCCGGTGTTAATGTAGCTGcaattttttatttgctttttctgtctcaTACTTTTCTCACTTCCTCTTTCACATATGCATACTTTTGCACGAGTCacacacaataatgaaaatgtgataTCCCTCCATTTAGCTTTGGTTCAGTGAAATTTTTCATTCCAACAAGGCTTGGCATGCAGCCCAAGAATTTGACGGTTTTGATCAATACTCCGGGTAATCTGGCATGAGAAACCCATCCCATATTTTGGCTTGAGGCAACTGTTATATGACAATATGATGAATAATTTTGCAAGGTATCTGAGGGGGGTTATTTAGGTCTGGGCGAAGAGGGCTTGTGTTTAAAATTCATGTTGGAGAATGCTCTGGGACAAGGTCAGATGTTAATAGTAACAGCGCTttcatgcctgtgtgtgtgtgggcattgGTATGGGGAAGAAAATTCCATCTACAGTCCCTGTTCGCTGTACTTATCTTTTTCGCAGTGAAACGAGTAGGAGgcttgaataaataaaatggaactGAGGATTTCctggtatatgtgtgtgtgtgctatctTCAGCTGTGGTGGTCCACAGGGACCGGCGTTATTTCCACCAAGGTTCACAGGTCAGATGGGAGGGGAGGGTGTGGGGTGTAAAGAGATAtgggaagagagacagaaagaggtttCCAGATAGAGTTTCATACTGATACAGTGATATCTAACAATGGTCAGTCTCTTGTAATTTAGTGAATTAACAcacatgacatttttatcaatCCTAATACAGTTCtgctcataagtttacataccTTGGCAGAATCTGCAAGATGTGTACCATTCATAGTGTCTATAGTTGTGACCATAAAACTAAATTTTGGTCTCATTACTCCAAATAACTTTGTTCCAGAAGTTTTGAGGCTTGTCTAGGTGCTGTTTGGCATATTGTAAGCGGGCTGTTTTGTGGCATTGGCACAGTAACGGCTTTTTTCTGGCAACTTGACCACACAGCCCATTTTTGTTCAAGTTCCTCCTTATTGTGCATCTTGAAACAGCCAAATGCAACTTTCAGCTGAAGTTGCATgtgggtttttctttgcaatCTGAATGCAATTTTCCTGGCACTTgtggctgaaatctttgttgttCTACCTGACCGTGGCTTGGTATCAACAGAACCCTTAATTTTCCACTTCTTTATCTGAGCTTTAACACTACTGattgacattttcaaatcttaGGATctctttttatatccttttcctgatttataaagttcaacTCCCTTTTCTCGCAGGTCCTTGACAGTTCTTTTGCTTTCGCCATGGCTCAGTATCCAGTACAGTCAGAGCAGCcctggatgaaatgtgcaggGTCTCTCA
This genomic stretch from Thunnus albacares chromosome 14, fThuAlb1.1, whole genome shotgun sequence harbors:
- the nkx1.2la gene encoding NK1 transcription factor related 2-like,a, with the protein product MLDPKDCGVTMTSSHKISFSIIDILDPNKFNSKRVNELSIAEEKFLVPNAEGTSLQSDTTAGGDFRVERTEAGEDAGDENSTGAKHHAVVADPLLLSPAAEPERCLTGDQDDTAEESAVTLQDPSPHKRRRPDQACAKPRRARTAFTYEQLVALENKFRATRYLSVCERLNLALSLSLTETQVKIWFQNRRTKWKKQNPGADSTLQPGSNSLVNVSPNPATCGSNPASFHQTFPNFSSGNVIFHTAGAVPLSSTGGLLHPFMSSGFVQPTYFNPHL